A region of the Strix aluco isolate bStrAlu1 chromosome 9, bStrAlu1.hap1, whole genome shotgun sequence genome:
CGATGCCCGTTGTACCCCCAATGCCAGCCGTGCCCCCGGTGCCGGCCACGCCGTCGCCGCCACCCGTCGTACCGCAGGCCCCCGAAGCACCCGCCAAACTCGCTTCCCCCAGTCCCCCACCGCCCCGGGAAGAGCCCTGCCCCGAGCCTGCTGCCGAGCCCGCTGCCGAGGCCAACGGGGTCTTAGAAGAGGTGCCTGAGCCGGTCCCCGAGGTGCCCGTGTGCCAGCCAGTGCCCGCGCCGGTGCCCGCACCCACCCTGGACTCCCCCATCGCCCAGCCTGAAGAGCTGCCCCTGCCCAACGGGGTGGAGGGCACCGGCAGAGCGGAGCCGAGTGAGGAGCAGCCCGAGTCGGACGTCAGCCCCATCTCGGAGCCTGAGGAGCCGGCCCAGCCTGGcacccctgcctcccccccagcagaggaggaggaggaggagagcgaaGGCCCGGGCGAGGCCCAGGAGCGGAGCTcgagcccagcccctgccccttcGCAGACCTCGGAGGCGACCGCGCAAGGTtggggatgctgggctggggCGTGCAGGGTGCCCCAGGATGGGTGTTGGGTGATGTGGAGGTCATCCAGGTGCGGTGCTAGGCATGGGCTACGGGGAGGGTGTTGGAGAGGGGGGCAGGGTTAGGTGACTCTGGACATGTGGGtatggggtgctgggggggggacacaaggTGCCTGTGGATGGGGAGAGATGTCTGGGGAGTGCGTCTGTATGCAGGGGTACGGGGTGGGTACAGAGGGGTGCACGTGTGGGGTGCTCTGGGTCATGGGGAATGGGGTGTCATGAGGGAAGTGTGTTTTATGTGATGCCTAATGTGTGAGTGTAGGGTGGGTGTATTGGGGTTGTGTCTGAGGGCTGTACCCTGCTGTCTGGGGACACGGGGAGGTGCAGTGCGGGGAGGGGTGGCAGGGAAGGTGTGGAGCTGTGAGGCTGTAGCTGTGGGGGGCACCCTGCGTAGGGGTGTGCAGGTTCATAGGGGTGCCTGGGGAAAGTGGGGTGCCCTGGGGGTGTGCTGGGGTGAAGGTATgtctctctatttttttaaacactctgtAAAGGAGTGTGGGGCTTACATAGGGGtactggggcaggatggggaagaTGGGTACACAGGACGTGTTTATACAGAGCACTGTACAGGGGGGCTATAGGAGGGAAACCTGGGGGCAGATGTGCTTCTGGGGAGCACCTCTATATGGGGTGGTGTATAggggtgccagggaggggagcaTATATGGGGGCAGAGGTATGTATGGGGGTGTCCCCATAAGGACTGCCCTGCAGAGGAGTGTGGGTGTCTGCTGGGATCCGCTCAGGAGGATGGGGAGTGCTGCGCTAGGGAGGAGCTGTGGATGGGGTGTTTCACAGAGGCACAGGGTAAATTTGGGGTGCGGCAGCTGGATGGGGAGAGGTGTGAGGTGCATCTGTACAGGGTGTATTCTGGGGTGCTTGTTTAGGGAGTGGGGTGCCTTGGTGGGCTGTGGGATCTGCGGGGCTGCAGGTGCCCAAGTGAGTACACAGCGTGTTTGGGGACGAGAGCTGTGCTGGGGTGGCAGGACCACAGCCCTGTGGCTCCCTGTGGCCCCATCCTGAAGTTCGCCTGGTGTTACTGGGGCCTCGCTGGTGACCCCAGAGCTGGCGTCAGGGTACGCGGGGGACTGGGAGGGTTCCTGTCCTTCACCTCCCTGTCTCTCCTCCCAGTCGCCGTGTCGGTGCCAAAGAAGAAGCGAAGGATGAAGGAGCTGAACAAGAAGGAGGCAGTAGGCGATTTGCTGGATGCCTTTAAAGAGGTGAGTGTCCTGGGGGTGTCCAGGCGTCACCCTGTGTCCCGTCTCCTCCTGTGATGAACTTTGCTTTGTGCCATCGTGTCTGGGCCACTGATGCTCCCTGATGGTAATGAGGATCTGAGGGGGAGCGGACACCTGGGTGCGGGGTGTAGGGGGCAGGACCAGCCAGGCTCGTGGTGTGactgctgcctccctccctcccgatGCAGTCCCAGATCAGCGACAGTGCCTCAGAGGCAGAGAACAAGCCCCCCGCGTCTGCCCCTGCCCGCGAAGTGGAGGATGCGGCCCCCACCCGTCCACAGGAAGAGTCGGAGGAGAcgtgggaggagaaggaggacaaGCTGGCCCCGGAGAAGGGCAAGGCTGCCGACCAGAAGTACCGCTACAAGGAAGGTGAGCTGAGCCTTGGCCCGGGCCTCTGATGGGACCCAGCggtggggagggtgggggtggcaTGGTCCAGCTGTCAAACCTCACGCTCTCCTCCTGTCTTGTCCCCAAACGTGGCACGGGGTGAGGGACAGAGGCCCCAGTGCAAGGGTCCTGACAGGAGGCAGGGAGCTGGTGGCATCTGGCTTTCTGTCGAAGCAAGCAGCATTGTGCTTGTGGCGTTTTAGGCTGGGGTAGCTCTTTGGTTGTCTACGTCCTGCCTCACTGGTTCTGGGTGGGCCTGGACCTGCCACATCTCAGAGTGGAGGATGCAGGACAGGCCACATCAGGATCTCCTTCTTGCCCCCCACTGCAGAGCAATGGAAGCCACTGAACCCTGAGGAGAAAAAGCGATACGACCGGGAGTTCCTGCTGGGCTTCCAGTTCATCTTTGCCAGCATGCAGAAACCTGAGGGGCTGCCCCAGATCACAGACGTGGTGTTGGACAAGGTCGGTGCGGCCCTGGAAATCGGGGGAGCGTGGGAGGTGCCCAGGTTGGGGGTCTGGCTCCTCTTTGTGCCTTGTCAAGGCAGGGCAGGGACTTACCTGCTGTGCTTGGGGTTCTGTTGCAGCATCTGCAACGAGCCTTGAGCCTGGGGTAGGTGTGTGGGGGCACCTTGGGGGCCTTCTTTCCAGTTCCTTGTCCCGGCGCTGAGGCTGGGGGATGGATCCATCCCGCTCCTCTGCCCCCGGGCATCCTCAGCCCTGTGTACCTTCGCAGGCCAACAAGACCCCACTGCGGGCGCTCGACCCCATCCGCCTCAGCGGCATGAACTGCAGCCCTGACTTCACCCCCTCCTTCGCCAACCTCGGCCGGCCCGTCATGGGCAACCGGGGCCTGGTGAGTATCTCCTCGTTTCACCCACGCCGTCCCCCTCCGCCTCTCTGTGATGATCAAGCCTTCGAGCCGCTGTGTCTGGGCCACTGATATCCATGATGGAGCTGAGGATCTGAGCAGGCAGATGGGGATGCCTCAGGAGCCGGCCTGGCTGATCCCAGAGCAAAGAGCTGAGTTTCTTCTCCTTGTGTCAGCCCTCAGGGTTGGGTCCCCGCCGCTCCCAGCAGAGCCAGAGGAAGGAGCCCCGCAAAATCATTGCCACTGTGTCCCTCAATGAGGATGTCAAGCTGAACAAGGCCGAGAAGGCCTGGAAACCCAGCAGCAAGCGTGCCTCCGAGGAGGAGGATCCTGAGAATATCAAGACGCAGGTGGGAGCTGGGCCAGGTGGGCAGTGGGAGGGCAGCGGGGGGATGTGCCTGGCCTCTCACTGACCCTGTTGTCCTTGCAGGAACTGCTCCGCCGTGTCCGCAGCATCCTCAACAAGCTGACTCCCCAGATGTTCCAGCAGCTGATGAAGCAGGTGATGGAGTTGTCCATCGACACGGAGGAGCGGCTCAAGGGTGTCATCGACCTCGTCTTCGAGAAGGCCATCTCGGAGCCAAACTTCTCTGTTGCCTATGCTAACATGTGCCGTTGCCTTATGGGGGTGAGCAGGAGTTGGGGGGTCTCCCGCTGAGCTGGCAGGGGTTTGTTTGGGGGGGCCTTGGCTGAGGTCAGAAGGGCGCACGCCCTTCTGTGTGGGGTGGGGAAGCTGGGGTAAGTGGATGGAGGATCAAGTCCAGAGTCTTAGCAGGGCGTCACAAGGGTGTAGGGTGGCTTCCCCGTGATTTGAACAGTGTCTGGGCCTTAGCTGGCCAGCTTTTGGGGGAGATACGACTCATGCTCCTTGCCTGGGTTGTACCTCTCCCTGCAGCTCAAAGTGCCCACAACAGACAAGCCCACGGTGACTGTGAACTTCCGCAAGCTGCTGCTCAACCGCTGCCAGAAGGAGTTTGAGAAGGACAAGGACGATGATGAGATCTTTGAGAAGCGGCAAAAGGAGATGGATGATGCCAGTGCTGTGAGTTGGGGTGGGAGGCTGTGGCTGAGGGCTGGCATGGGTGTCCTCGGGGTGGCTCTGGGCTCTGAGCTACCCTGTGCCCTCCCTGCAGCCCGAGGAGAAGGCGCGCATGAAGGACGAGCTGGAGGAGGCGCGGGACAAGGCCCGCCGGCGATCCCTGGGCAACATCAAGTTCATTGGAGAGCTCTTCAAACTGAAGATGTTGACGGAGGCCATCATGCACGACTGCGTGGTGAAGCTGCTCAAAAACCATGATGAGGAGTCTCTTGAGTGCCTTTGCCGCCTGCTTACCACCATTGGCAAGGACTTGGACTTTGAGAAGGCCAAGGTaccccttgccctgccctgccctgccctgccttgccctgcccttgcCTTCGGGAGGGATGTGACCATGACTCTGTCCCTCTATAGCCCAGGATGGACCAGTACTTCAATCAGATGGAGAAGATCATCAAAGAGAAGAAGACATCATCCCGAATCCGTTTCATGCTGCAGGATGTGATTGACCTCAGACGGGTAAGGCGCGTTGTGGCCTGTTATTGCCTGGGGACTGTCCTCTGTCCCTTATTTGGTCCCATGGAGCTGCTGGCCTGTGTCCTCTGAGTGCCAGCAGTCTGTGTGTCCCTGGGAGCGGAGAGGTGGATATGTAAGCTGTGGCCAGCCCCAGAGACACCATGCTAGCCCCCAGCCCTTGGTTAGCATGGTAGTGGTAGTGGGCACACAGTAACCGGCAGCTGTTTAATGCAGGGGGGCTCCAGAAACTGAGCCCTTTTGTGCCAAAAGCTGCCACAGCACATGGGGAGCTGAGATGGCCGGGGCAGGAGACTGGCCTGAGGCTTTGAGGGTGGGATAGCTGGGAAGGACAGATGTCTCTGCCTCCGTCCTCCAGCCAGCTCAGTgccctcttccctccttccctgccctctgcagAATAGCTGGGTACCCCGGCGAGGAGACCAGGGCCCCAAAACCATCGACCAGATCCACAAGGAAGCAGAGATGGAGGAGCATCGGGAACACATCAAAGTGCAGCAACTCATGTCAAAGGACAAGAGGAGAGGACCCCCTGGGCCATCCTCCAGCAGTGAGTGCCCGGGTTCGGGATCGCCTGAGGCTGCCAAGGGTGGGTTGCTCCCACTGGGCAGTGCTCGAGGCCGGGCTGCGCCTGATGTCTGTCCCCTTGTGCCCAGGTGGGCGCGGGAGCCTGGTCGCAGATGATGGCTGGAACACAGTGCCCATCAGCAAGGGCAACCGGCCCATCGACACCAGCCGGCTAACGAAGATCACCAAGGTGAGGCTGGGGGTGCAGTGTGGGCAGCTGAGCTGACTGCCTGGCCCACATCCTGCCTTGGTATGGGGTTCAGAGCTgactctctctctccccctttctctctctctctctctctctctctctctctctctctctctctgcctgcagcctggatCCATCGACTCCAACAACCAGCTCTTTGCACCGGGTGGGCGGCTGAGCTGGGGCAAAGGCAGCAGCGGAGGGTCTGGCGCAAAGCCTGCAGATTCAGGTAGGCAACGTGGGGCTGGCTGGGCACCGTTGgacggggcgggggtgggggggggggtggggggatcctTCCCCCGGTGGCTCCTGTACCGGGGAGGTGCTGAACTCTGAGACTCCCCTCTTTTCACGCCCAGCATCTGATTCAGGGCGACCAGCCACGAGCACCTTGAACCGCTTCTCAGCGCTCCAGCAGTCAACTCCTGCCGAGAGCCTGGAGTCCCGCCGCGTGGTGCAGAGGTGAGGGCCCACACACCAAGGCAGGGCTGGCCGTGTTACTTTGCAGCCCAGGGAGGAACCCCCCAAACTGGGCGGTGGTCAGTCAATATATAGGCAAACGTATGGCATCTGGGCTGGAATAATCCCCCTGTGGCAAGATGGGGGCTTGGAGCCAGGGATGAGTCCTGGTGGCAAAGAAGGCTGACCCTACCCTGGGCTTCCTCCCTGCTGGTCGGCACTTGGGGGGCTACACCGGGGTGCTGGGTCTGATCTGGGAGCCCCAGGACCAGGTGGACATCAATGGGctggagggagccctgtggaggcTGCAGCACGAGGTCCCCAAGGAGAGTtggaattgggtttgttcaggagaggaaaacaaagggGCATCTCGCCACAGTCTGCAGCAGGGGGAAGGTGTGGGCAGGGTGGGGCCAGCCTCTGCTCAGCCATGCCAAGGGTCAGGGCAAAAGGCAGAGGGTTTGAGCTGAAACGGGAGAAATGGGGAAAAGTTTTCCCCTGAGGGTGGTCAGGTGCTCAAAGACGCCCTGGGAAGGGCTGGGATTGGAGTGGGAGAGCCTTGCCTGTCAGAGCTCTGCAGTCTGGGGTCAGGGAGGGTGGCAATGGGCTCTTCATGCTATAtctgtcctcctccctcccaggagcagctccagccGCGACAGGTCAGAGAAGGCTGGAGAGAGAGGGGAGCGGGAGTCGCGTTCGGAGAAGGGCAGCGACCGCCTGGAGCGTCCTGACCGGGGGGAGCGGGCAGACAGGAACAGGTCTGCCCTCACCAAGAGGAGCTTCAGCAAAGAGACAGAGGACAGGAGCCGAGAACGGGAGAAGCAGGGCGGCCCCGAGGCCGTGCGCAAGGCTGCTAGCATGACGGAGGAACGGGACAGGAGCCGAGAGACCAGTGAGCTGGGGAGGAGCAGTGTCCGGGGGGGCTGGCCGCGACCTGGGGCTCTGCCTGTCCCAGGCGGTGCCTGATCCTTGCTTTCTCCTCACAGTTAAGCAAGAGCCAGCACCTCCCGCAGCATCCCCCAAGCCTGCACTGTCggaagaggagctggagaagaaATCCAAGGCAATCATAGAGGAATACCTGCACATCAATGACATGAAGGTGAGAGGAGGGGGTGGCCGGGCACAACACCACATGGCCCCCATAACACACTCTCTGCTTCCCTGGGTGGTAGCACTGTTGGGCAGGGTGCTGGTCGTGCCTGGATGAAGAAGAGGGGAGCCGAGCCGGGCCGTGGGGCAGTGCTGACCCCCCTTTTCCCCGCAGGAGGCCCTGCAGTGCgtgcaggagctgggcagccccTCCTCGCTCTACATCTTTGTGCAGAACGGCATTGAGTCCACACTGGAGAGGAGCACCATCTCCCGCGAGCACATGGGGGTCCTGCTGTGCCAGCTGGTGAAGGCGGGCACGCTCTCCAAGGAGCAGTACTACAAagggtgaggggctggggcagcctgGCCCCAAGCTGGTATTTGCCCCTACTTTGAATTCGGCCCTGCCTTGAGCAGGGCTCATCTCTGAGACCTTCCGAGGTCCCTCCCAGCCAAGGGCACGGGGGCTGCTGGATCCCAACAGCCCCCCCTCTGCCCTGCAGGCTGCGGGAGATCCTGGAGATCGCAGAAGACATGGAGATTGACATCCCTCACATCTGGCTGTACCTGGCCGAACTCATCACCCCCATCCTGCAAGAGGAAGGCATTCCTATGGAGGAGCTGTTCAGGTGAGGGCTGTGCTCCTCTGTGGGGTTGCCatgggggggctcctgggggtgCAGATAGCTCAACCAGGTCTCTCGTGCCCCGCAGGGAGATAACGAAGCCCCTGGTACCCATCGGGAAGGCCACCACGCTGCTGGTCGAGGTGCTGGGCTTGTTGTGCAAGGGCATGGTAAGTGCATGGGGCTCCGCGTAGCTGCCGGCTGCTGCCTCAGGAGCTGGAAGCCTGCTCGAGGCAGGCAGGTTGGCATGTGGGGATTGAACCCCTCTGCCACCTGAGAGGACGGCCAGGGCCATCCCTTGCTGTGTCTGGGGCATGGGGGTGGCATGGCCAAGCCACAGTATCGCCCTCTCTGGAG
Encoded here:
- the EIF4G1 gene encoding eukaryotic translation initiation factor 4 gamma 1 isoform X8 yields the protein MNKAPQPTGGAPTAPHPAPSPGLPQPTFPPGQTAPVVFNPAPTSQMNTPSQPRQHFYQNRAQPPASASRVQSNTTARPGPPAHVYPAASQVMMIPSQISYTPSQGAYYIPGQGRSTYVVPTQQYPVQPGAPSFYPGASPTEFGTYAGAYYPAQGVQQFPAGVPTAQVIVSQQPPIPPKRERKTIRIRDPNQGGKDITEEIMSGARTSSTPTPPQAGSGLEPQANGETPHVAVIVRPDDRPKPALVVSKPVSLEPSKSASPSPPPPLIPEVEPVVLSAVTLVPMEPPVDVDTKVEQGEALPDPHKTFSAITTVPGAVELPLVPAPNMDTVAVAAEEEEEEVEEEVAIPLPEPPLQAPVPPEASPMPVVPPMPAVPPVPATPSPPPVVPQAPEAPAKLASPSPPPPREEPCPEPAAEPAAEANGVLEEVPEPVPEVPVCQPVPAPVPAPTLDSPIAQPEELPLPNGVEGTGRAEPSEEQPESDVSPISEPEEPAQPGTPASPPAEEEEEESEGPGEAQERSSSPAPAPSQTSEATAQVAVSVPKKKRRMKELNKKEAVGDLLDAFKESQISDSASEAENKPPASAPAREVEDAAPTRPQEESEETWEEKEDKLAPEKGKAADQKYRYKEEQWKPLNPEEKKRYDREFLLGFQFIFASMQKPEGLPQITDVVLDKANKTPLRALDPIRLSGMNCSPDFTPSFANLGRPVMGNRGLPSGLGPRRSQQSQRKEPRKIIATVSLNEDVKLNKAEKAWKPSSKRASEEEDPENIKTQELLRRVRSILNKLTPQMFQQLMKQVMELSIDTEERLKGVIDLVFEKAISEPNFSVAYANMCRCLMGLKVPTTDKPTVTVNFRKLLLNRCQKEFEKDKDDDEIFEKRQKEMDDASAPEEKARMKDELEEARDKARRRSLGNIKFIGELFKLKMLTEAIMHDCVVKLLKNHDEESLECLCRLLTTIGKDLDFEKAKPRMDQYFNQMEKIIKEKKTSSRIRFMLQDVIDLRRNSWVPRRGDQGPKTIDQIHKEAEMEEHREHIKVQQLMSKDKRRGPPGPSSSSGRGSLVADDGWNTVPISKGNRPIDTSRLTKITKPGSIDSNNQLFAPGGRLSWGKGSSGGSGAKPADSASDSGRPATSTLNRFSALQQSTPAESLESRRVVQRSSSSRDRSEKAGERGERESRSEKGSDRLERPDRGERADRNRSALTKRSFSKETEDRSREREKQGGPEAVRKAASMTEERDRSRETIKQEPAPPAASPKPALSEEELEKKSKAIIEEYLHINDMKEALQCVQELGSPSSLYIFVQNGIESTLERSTISREHMGVLLCQLVKAGTLSKEQYYKGLREILEIAEDMEIDIPHIWLYLAELITPILQEEGIPMEELFREITKPLVPIGKATTLLVEVLGLLCKGMSQKTAGKLWRDGGLSWKEFLPEDQDVNKFVTEQKLEYTMGDSSDTPSRKELTSEELYKQMDKLLKENPNNQRIYDWIEANLSEQQVSSNTFIRALMTSVCHSAIIFENPYRVDALVIRNQAKLLQKYLRDEQKELQALYALQALVVKLDQPPNLLRMFFDALYDEDVIKEEAFYKWESSKDLAEQQGKGVALKSVTAFFTWLREAEDESDNN
- the EIF4G1 gene encoding eukaryotic translation initiation factor 4 gamma 1 isoform X5, translating into MSWVGWTQAAPQHFYQNRAQPPASASRVQSNTTARPGPPAHVYPAASQVMMIPSQISYTPSQGAYYIPGQGRSTYVVPTQQYPVQPGAPSFYPGASPTEFGTYAGAYYPAQGVQQFPAGVPTAQVIVSQQPPIPPKRERKTIRIRDPNQGGKDITEEIMSGARTSSTPTPPQAGSGLEPQANGETPHVAVIVRPDDRPKPALVVSKPVSLEPSKSASPSPPPPLIPEVEPVVLSAVTLVPMEPPVDVDTKVEQGEALPDPHKTFSAITTVPGAVELPLVPAPNMDTVAVAAEEEEEEVEEEVAIPLPEPPLQAPVPPEASPMPVVPPMPAVPPVPATPSPPPVVPQAPEAPAKLASPSPPPPREEPCPEPAAEPAAEANGVLEEVPEPVPEVPVCQPVPAPVPAPTLDSPIAQPEELPLPNGVEGTGRAEPSEEQPESDVSPISEPEEPAQPGTPASPPAEEEEEESEGPGEAQERSSSPAPAPSQTSEATAQVAVSVPKKKRRMKELNKKEAVGDLLDAFKESQISDSASEAENKPPASAPAREVEDAAPTRPQEESEETWEEKEDKLAPEKGKAADQKYRYKEEQWKPLNPEEKKRYDREFLLGFQFIFASMQKPEGLPQITDVVLDKPCVPSQANKTPLRALDPIRLSGMNCSPDFTPSFANLGRPVMGNRGLPSGLGPRRSQQSQRKEPRKIIATVSLNEDVKLNKAEKAWKPSSKRASEEEDPENIKTQELLRRVRSILNKLTPQMFQQLMKQVMELSIDTEERLKGVIDLVFEKAISEPNFSVAYANMCRCLMGLKVPTTDKPTVTVNFRKLLLNRCQKEFEKDKDDDEIFEKRQKEMDDASAPEEKARMKDELEEARDKARRRSLGNIKFIGELFKLKMLTEAIMHDCVVKLLKNHDEESLECLCRLLTTIGKDLDFEKAKPRMDQYFNQMEKIIKEKKTSSRIRFMLQDVIDLRRNSWVPRRGDQGPKTIDQIHKEAEMEEHREHIKVQQLMSKDKRRGPPGPSSSSGRGSLVADDGWNTVPISKGNRPIDTSRLTKITKPGSIDSNNQLFAPGGRLSWGKGSSGGSGAKPADSASDSGRPATSTLNRFSALQQSTPAESLESRRVVQRSSSSRDRSEKAGERGERESRSEKGSDRLERPDRGERADRNRSALTKRSFSKETEDRSREREKQGGPEAVRKAASMTEERDRSRETIKQEPAPPAASPKPALSEEELEKKSKAIIEEYLHINDMKEALQCVQELGSPSSLYIFVQNGIESTLERSTISREHMGVLLCQLVKAGTLSKEQYYKGLREILEIAEDMEIDIPHIWLYLAELITPILQEEGIPMEELFREITKPLVPIGKATTLLVEVLGLLCKGMSQKTAGKLWRDGGLSWKEFLPEDQDVNKFVTEQKLEYTMGDSSDTPSRKELTSEELYKQMDKLLKENPNNQRIYDWIEANLSEQQVSSNTFIRALMTSVCHSAIIFENPYRVDALVIRNQAKLLQKYLRDEQKELQALYALQALVVKLDQPPNLLRMFFDALYDEDVIKEEAFYKWESSKDLAEQQGKGVALKSVTAFFTWLREAEDESDNN
- the EIF4G1 gene encoding eukaryotic translation initiation factor 4 gamma 1 isoform X1 yields the protein MNKAPQPTGGAPTAPHPAPSPGLPQPTFPPGQTAPVVFNPAPTSQMNTPSQPRQFPAGPRAIHQQGGFRSLQHFYQNRAQPPASASRVQSNTTARPGPPAHVYPAASQVMMIPSQISYTPSQGAYYIPGQGRSTYVVPTQQYPVQPGAPSFYPGASPTEFGTYAGAYYPAQGVQQFPAGVPTAQVIVSQQPPIPPKRERKTIRIRDPNQGGKDITEEIMSGARTSSTPTPPQAGSGLEPQANGETPHVAVIVRPDDRPKPALVVSKPVSLEPSKSASPSPPPPLIPEVEPVVLSAVTLVPMEPPVDVDTKVEQGEALPDPHKTFSAITTVPGAVELPLVPAPNMDTVAVAAEEEEEEVEEEVAIPLPEPPLQAPVPPEASPMPVVPPMPAVPPVPATPSPPPVVPQAPEAPAKLASPSPPPPREEPCPEPAAEPAAEANGVLEEVPEPVPEVPVCQPVPAPVPAPTLDSPIAQPEELPLPNGVEGTGRAEPSEEQPESDVSPISEPEEPAQPGTPASPPAEEEEEESEGPGEAQERSSSPAPAPSQTSEATAQVAVSVPKKKRRMKELNKKEAVGDLLDAFKESQISDSASEAENKPPASAPAREVEDAAPTRPQEESEETWEEKEDKLAPEKGKAADQKYRYKEEQWKPLNPEEKKRYDREFLLGFQFIFASMQKPEGLPQITDVVLDKPCVPSQANKTPLRALDPIRLSGMNCSPDFTPSFANLGRPVMGNRGLPSGLGPRRSQQSQRKEPRKIIATVSLNEDVKLNKAEKAWKPSSKRASEEEDPENIKTQELLRRVRSILNKLTPQMFQQLMKQVMELSIDTEERLKGVIDLVFEKAISEPNFSVAYANMCRCLMGLKVPTTDKPTVTVNFRKLLLNRCQKEFEKDKDDDEIFEKRQKEMDDASAPEEKARMKDELEEARDKARRRSLGNIKFIGELFKLKMLTEAIMHDCVVKLLKNHDEESLECLCRLLTTIGKDLDFEKAKPRMDQYFNQMEKIIKEKKTSSRIRFMLQDVIDLRRNSWVPRRGDQGPKTIDQIHKEAEMEEHREHIKVQQLMSKDKRRGPPGPSSSSGRGSLVADDGWNTVPISKGNRPIDTSRLTKITKPGSIDSNNQLFAPGGRLSWGKGSSGGSGAKPADSASDSGRPATSTLNRFSALQQSTPAESLESRRVVQRSSSSRDRSEKAGERGERESRSEKGSDRLERPDRGERADRNRSALTKRSFSKETEDRSREREKQGGPEAVRKAASMTEERDRSRETIKQEPAPPAASPKPALSEEELEKKSKAIIEEYLHINDMKEALQCVQELGSPSSLYIFVQNGIESTLERSTISREHMGVLLCQLVKAGTLSKEQYYKGLREILEIAEDMEIDIPHIWLYLAELITPILQEEGIPMEELFREITKPLVPIGKATTLLVEVLGLLCKGMSQKTAGKLWRDGGLSWKEFLPEDQDVNKFVTEQKLEYTMGDSSDTPSRKELTSEELYKQMDKLLKENPNNQRIYDWIEANLSEQQVSSNTFIRALMTSVCHSAIIFENPYRVDALVIRNQAKLLQKYLRDEQKELQALYALQALVVKLDQPPNLLRMFFDALYDEDVIKEEAFYKWESSKDLAEQQGKGVALKSVTAFFTWLREAEDESDNN
- the EIF4G1 gene encoding eukaryotic translation initiation factor 4 gamma 1 isoform X3 — encoded protein: MNKAPQPTGGAPTAPHPAPSPGLPQPTFPPGQTAPVVFNPAPTSQMNTPSQPRQFPAGPRAIHQQGGFRSLQHFYQNRAQPPASASRVQSNTTARPGPPAHVYPAASQVMMIPSQISYTPSQGAYYIPGQGRSTYVVPTQQYPVQPGAPSFYPGASPTEFGTYAGAYYPAQGVQQFPAGVPTAQVIVSQQPPIPPKRERKTIRIRDPNQGGKDITEEIMSGARTSSTPTPPQAGSGLEPQANGETPHVAVIVRPDDRPKPALVVSKPVSLEPSKSASPSPPPPLIPEVEPVVLSAVTLVPMEPPVDVDTKVEQGEALPDPHKTFSAITTVPGAVELPLVPAPNMDTVAVAAEEEEEEVEEEVAIPLPEPPLQAPVPPEASPMPVVPPMPAVPPVPATPSPPPVVPQAPEAPAKLASPSPPPPREEPCPEPAAEPAAEANGVLEEVPEPVPEVPVCQPVPAPVPAPTLDSPIAQPEELPLPNGVEGTGRAEPSEEQPESDVSPISEPEEPAQPGTPASPPAEEEEEESEGPGEAQERSSSPAPAPSQTSEATAQVAVSVPKKKRRMKELNKKEAVGDLLDAFKESQISDSASEAENKPPASAPAREVEDAAPTRPQEESEETWEEKEDKLAPEKGKAADQKYRYKEEQWKPLNPEEKKRYDREFLLGFQFIFASMQKPEGLPQITDVVLDKANKTPLRALDPIRLSGMNCSPDFTPSFANLGRPVMGNRGLPSGLGPRRSQQSQRKEPRKIIATVSLNEDVKLNKAEKAWKPSSKRASEEEDPENIKTQELLRRVRSILNKLTPQMFQQLMKQVMELSIDTEERLKGVIDLVFEKAISEPNFSVAYANMCRCLMGLKVPTTDKPTVTVNFRKLLLNRCQKEFEKDKDDDEIFEKRQKEMDDASAPEEKARMKDELEEARDKARRRSLGNIKFIGELFKLKMLTEAIMHDCVVKLLKNHDEESLECLCRLLTTIGKDLDFEKAKPRMDQYFNQMEKIIKEKKTSSRIRFMLQDVIDLRRNSWVPRRGDQGPKTIDQIHKEAEMEEHREHIKVQQLMSKDKRRGPPGPSSSSGRGSLVADDGWNTVPISKGNRPIDTSRLTKITKPGSIDSNNQLFAPGGRLSWGKGSSGGSGAKPADSASDSGRPATSTLNRFSALQQSTPAESLESRRVVQRSSSSRDRSEKAGERGERESRSEKGSDRLERPDRGERADRNRSALTKRSFSKETEDRSREREKQGGPEAVRKAASMTEERDRSRETIKQEPAPPAASPKPALSEEELEKKSKAIIEEYLHINDMKEALQCVQELGSPSSLYIFVQNGIESTLERSTISREHMGVLLCQLVKAGTLSKEQYYKGLREILEIAEDMEIDIPHIWLYLAELITPILQEEGIPMEELFREITKPLVPIGKATTLLVEVLGLLCKGMSQKTAGKLWRDGGLSWKEFLPEDQDVNKFVTEQKLEYTMGDSSDTPSRKELTSEELYKQMDKLLKENPNNQRIYDWIEANLSEQQVSSNTFIRALMTSVCHSAIIFENPYRVDALVIRNQAKLLQKYLRDEQKELQALYALQALVVKLDQPPNLLRMFFDALYDEDVIKEEAFYKWESSKDLAEQQGKGVALKSVTAFFTWLREAEDESDNN